Proteins found in one Ferrovibrio sp. MS7 genomic segment:
- a CDS encoding ABC transporter substrate-binding protein, with amino-acid sequence MTNFTRRDVIKTTLGAGAAVAASGAGLLTPVEAAAQAADVEKGAKLRMLRWSQFVQGDIDTWMANTKKFTELTGVEVRVDREAWPDVAPKASVAANVGAGPDMVLDFFDVPHLFADKLVPLTDIATDLGKKYGGWFPVAEKYAKRGNTWIGLPLGAAGACMVYRKSHVDAAGFSTFPKDTAGFLELCKALHAKGTPAGFALGNAVGDGSWTYWLMWAFGGKMVDDKNNVVINSPETIKALEYARQLYPTFISGTMGWLDPNNNKAFLDGQISLTNNGISVYYAAKNSQDPKIKELADDIQHANFPIGPVGRPTELHLFSQAYLFKYCKFPKAAKAYLKFMWEKEQYEPWQTASIGYITHALKDYENNAVWKSDPKNLPYRDTVKNMLWHGYSGQLGYSSAAALNDYIVNNMVAQAASGAKTPQEAVAEAEKRLLRVYKV; translated from the coding sequence ATGACTAATTTCACCAGGCGCGACGTCATCAAGACCACGCTGGGCGCCGGCGCCGCCGTCGCCGCATCGGGCGCCGGCCTGCTTACCCCGGTTGAAGCCGCCGCCCAGGCCGCTGATGTCGAAAAGGGCGCCAAGCTGCGCATGCTGCGCTGGAGCCAGTTCGTTCAGGGCGATATCGACACCTGGATGGCCAACACCAAGAAGTTCACCGAACTGACCGGCGTCGAAGTCCGCGTCGACCGCGAAGCTTGGCCGGACGTGGCCCCGAAGGCCTCGGTGGCCGCCAATGTCGGCGCCGGCCCGGACATGGTGCTCGACTTCTTCGACGTGCCGCACCTGTTTGCCGACAAGCTGGTGCCGCTCACCGATATCGCCACCGACCTCGGCAAGAAGTATGGCGGCTGGTTCCCGGTGGCCGAGAAGTATGCCAAGCGCGGCAATACCTGGATCGGCCTGCCGCTCGGCGCTGCCGGCGCCTGCATGGTCTATCGCAAGAGCCATGTCGACGCTGCCGGCTTCTCCACCTTCCCGAAGGACACTGCCGGTTTCCTCGAACTCTGCAAGGCGCTGCATGCCAAGGGCACGCCGGCGGGCTTCGCGCTCGGCAATGCCGTGGGCGACGGTTCCTGGACCTACTGGCTGATGTGGGCCTTCGGCGGCAAGATGGTCGACGACAAGAACAATGTCGTCATCAACAGCCCCGAGACGATCAAGGCGCTGGAATATGCCCGGCAGCTTTATCCGACCTTCATCAGCGGCACGATGGGCTGGCTTGATCCGAACAACAACAAGGCCTTCCTCGACGGCCAGATCAGCCTGACCAACAACGGCATCTCGGTCTACTACGCGGCGAAGAACTCGCAGGACCCGAAGATCAAGGAACTGGCTGACGATATCCAGCATGCCAACTTCCCGATCGGTCCGGTCGGTCGCCCGACCGAGCTGCATCTGTTCAGCCAGGCTTATCTGTTCAAGTACTGCAAGTTCCCGAAGGCGGCGAAGGCCTACCTGAAGTTCATGTGGGAGAAGGAGCAGTACGAGCCGTGGCAGACCGCCTCGATCGGCTACATCACGCACGCGCTGAAGGATTACGAGAACAACGCGGTGTGGAAGTCGGATCCGAAGAACCTGCCCTACCGCGACACGGTGAAGAACATGCTGTGGCATGGCTATTCCGGCCAGCTCGGCTATTCCTCGGCCGCCGCGCTGAACGACTACATCGTCAACAACATGGTGGCGCAGGCCGCCTCCGGCGCCAAGACGCCGCAGGAAGCCGTCGCCGAGGCCGAGAAGCGCCTGCTGCGCGTCTACAAGGTCTAG
- a CDS encoding carbohydrate ABC transporter permease: MSIAIRRASLWERIAENRTFLSIVFMAPAAALLLLFLTYPLGLGIWLGFTDTKIGRGGYFIGFENYISLLGDSIFMLSVFNTVLYTVVATVIKFGLGLWLALLLNKHMPFKSIIRAVVLLPYIVPTVLSAIAFWWIYDSQFSIISWGLTKLGLINSYIEFLGEPNNARASVIAANIWRGIPFVAICLLAGLQTISPSLYEAAALDGATSWQRFRYVTVPNLLPVLSIVLTFSILFTFTDFQLIYAITRGGPANATHLMATLAFQRGINGGALGEGAAIAVAMIPFLVLSTALCYFGLQRQKWQQGS, translated from the coding sequence ATGAGCATTGCAATCAGGCGCGCTTCCCTGTGGGAGCGTATTGCCGAAAACCGCACCTTCCTGTCGATCGTGTTCATGGCACCAGCGGCGGCTTTGCTGTTGCTGTTCCTTACCTACCCGCTGGGCTTGGGCATCTGGCTCGGTTTCACGGATACCAAGATCGGCCGTGGCGGCTATTTCATCGGCTTCGAGAATTATATTTCGCTGCTCGGCGACAGCATCTTCATGCTCTCGGTGTTCAACACCGTGCTCTATACCGTGGTTGCCACCGTGATCAAATTCGGCCTCGGCCTGTGGCTGGCCTTGCTGCTGAACAAGCATATGCCGTTCAAATCGATCATCCGCGCCGTGGTGCTGCTGCCCTATATCGTGCCCACCGTGCTGTCGGCGATTGCCTTCTGGTGGATTTACGATTCCCAGTTCTCGATCATCTCCTGGGGGTTGACCAAGCTGGGGCTAATCAACAGCTATATCGAATTCCTCGGCGAGCCGAACAACGCGCGTGCCTCGGTCATCGCCGCCAATATTTGGCGCGGCATTCCCTTCGTGGCGATCTGCTTGCTCGCAGGCCTGCAGACGATTTCGCCGAGCCTGTATGAGGCGGCTGCGCTTGATGGTGCGACGTCATGGCAGCGTTTCCGCTATGTCACGGTGCCGAACCTGCTGCCGGTGTTGAGTATCGTGCTCACCTTCTCGATCCTGTTCACCTTCACCGACTTCCAGCTCATCTACGCCATCACCCGCGGCGGTCCGGCCAATGCCACACATCTCATGGCAACGCTGGCCTTCCAGCGCGGCATCAATGGCGGCGCGCTTGGCGAGGGCGCAGCCATCGCGGTGGCGATGATCCCGTTCCTCGTCCTCTCGACAGCGCTGTGTTACTTCGGGCTGCAGCGGCAGAAATGGCAGCAGGGGAGCTGA
- a CDS encoding carbohydrate ABC transporter permease: MSDATANSAAGADNREGMSYLETLPRQVVVLWIPLLIFLFVLLFPFYWMGLTTFKPNSELLNYRDHNPLWVLKPTFDNIRKLLFDTPYPEWLLTTMVVAVVATALSLFASVLAAYAIERLRFKGAQGVGMAIFLAYLVPPSILFIPLATMIYNLGLYDSMWALILTYPTFLIPFCTWLLIGYFKSIPFELEECALIDGASRVQILIKIVLPLAVPGLISAGIFAFTLSWNEFIYALAFISSSENKTVPVGVLTELVEGDVYHWGSLMAGALFGSLPVAILYSFFVDYYVASMTGAVKE; the protein is encoded by the coding sequence ATGAGCGACGCAACCGCCAATTCCGCCGCCGGCGCCGATAACCGCGAAGGTATGAGCTATCTGGAAACACTGCCGCGCCAAGTGGTGGTGCTGTGGATTCCGCTGCTGATTTTCCTGTTCGTGCTGCTGTTCCCGTTCTACTGGATGGGCCTCACGACGTTCAAACCGAACAGCGAATTGCTGAACTACCGCGATCACAATCCGCTCTGGGTGCTGAAGCCGACCTTCGACAATATTCGCAAGTTGCTGTTCGACACGCCCTATCCCGAATGGTTGCTCACCACCATGGTGGTGGCGGTGGTCGCCACCGCATTGTCGTTGTTCGCCTCCGTGCTCGCCGCCTATGCCATCGAACGCCTGCGCTTCAAGGGGGCTCAGGGCGTCGGCATGGCGATCTTCCTCGCCTACTTGGTGCCGCCGAGCATCCTGTTCATCCCGCTCGCCACCATGATCTACAATCTCGGGCTCTACGACAGCATGTGGGCCCTGATCCTCACCTACCCCACCTTCCTGATTCCGTTCTGCACCTGGCTGCTGATCGGTTATTTCAAGTCGATCCCGTTCGAGCTTGAGGAATGCGCGCTGATCGATGGCGCCTCGCGGGTGCAGATTCTGATCAAGATCGTGCTGCCGCTGGCGGTGCCGGGCCTGATCTCGGCCGGCATCTTTGCCTTCACGCTGTCGTGGAATGAATTCATCTACGCGCTGGCCTTCATCTCGTCATCCGAGAACAAGACCGTGCCGGTCGGCGTGCTGACCGAACTGGTGGAAGGTGATGTCTACCACTGGGGCTCGCTGATGGCCGGTGCGCTGTTCGGCTCGCTGCCGGTGGCGATCCTCTATTCCTTCTTCGTCGACTACTACGTCGCGTCGATGACTGGTGCGGTGAAGGAATAA
- a CDS encoding cytochrome-c peroxidase, with protein MIRLLAVLLLLALPAGAIAAEFTPEERAALLRHGPWPLPLERDDSNRLSGNQAAIAFGQALFFDPRLSAKGDMSCATCHQPARRYSDNEKGRGEFLRNVPSLLDIRWNRWFGWDGAQDNLWSQSLRPMLSAAEMAATPKLIADHIRSDADLRCRYRAATGAVPEADDDAVAVMASKALAAFQETLISGPAPFDAFRDDLAANRTPNLSEAAQQGAKLFVGKGQCAICHIGPGFTNREFHDIGVPYMVRPGLVDPGRHLGLRRLSESKLTRLGPFSDDPARESVTTRHVTLLHRNWGEFRVPSLRNLVGTAPYMHNGSRATLRDVVRHYSELNEERLHADGERLLKPLFLGNDEIDALVAFLEALSGPSPAEPAPLAACIP; from the coding sequence ATGATCCGGCTGCTGGCGGTTTTGCTGCTGCTGGCGCTGCCGGCGGGCGCTATCGCCGCTGAGTTCACGCCGGAGGAACGCGCCGCTTTGCTGCGCCATGGCCCCTGGCCGTTGCCGCTTGAGCGCGACGACAGCAACCGGCTTTCCGGCAATCAGGCCGCCATCGCATTCGGTCAGGCACTGTTCTTCGATCCGCGCCTCTCGGCCAAGGGCGACATGAGCTGCGCCACCTGCCATCAGCCGGCGCGGCGCTATAGCGACAATGAGAAAGGGCGCGGCGAATTCCTGCGCAATGTGCCGAGCTTGCTCGATATCCGCTGGAACCGCTGGTTCGGCTGGGATGGCGCGCAGGATAACCTGTGGTCCCAGAGTTTGCGGCCGATGCTCTCGGCGGCCGAGATGGCGGCAACGCCGAAGCTGATCGCTGATCACATCCGCAGCGATGCGGATTTACGCTGCCGCTACCGGGCCGCTACAGGCGCGGTGCCCGAGGCCGATGACGATGCGGTGGCGGTGATGGCATCGAAGGCGCTTGCTGCGTTTCAGGAAACGCTGATAAGCGGCCCGGCGCCGTTCGATGCCTTCCGCGATGATCTTGCCGCCAATCGCACGCCAAACCTGAGCGAAGCCGCGCAGCAAGGCGCCAAACTGTTCGTCGGCAAGGGGCAATGCGCCATCTGCCATATCGGGCCCGGCTTCACCAACCGCGAATTCCACGATATCGGCGTGCCATACATGGTGCGGCCTGGCCTGGTCGATCCCGGCCGCCATCTCGGCCTGCGGCGTTTAAGCGAGAGCAAGCTCACCAGGCTGGGGCCGTTCAGCGACGACCCGGCGCGCGAGTCCGTGACCACACGGCATGTCACGCTGCTGCACCGGAACTGGGGCGAATTCCGCGTGCCGAGTTTGCGCAACCTCGTCGGCACCGCGCCCTACATGCATAACGGCAGCCGCGCCACGTTACGCGACGTAGTGCGGCATTACTCCGAGCTGAACGAGGAACGGCTGCATGCCGATGGCGAGCGACTGCTCAAGCCACTGTTCCTCGGCAACGACGAGATCGACGCGTTAGTGGCTTTCCTGGAGGCTTTAAGCGGACCTTCACCCGCCGAGCCGGCGCCCCTGGCGGCGTGTATACCCTGA
- a CDS encoding amidohydrolase translates to MRRALALFSIVAASLLLRPEAAHAADLPIFDAHLHYSHDAWDVVPPEQAVKILRDAGLRRAMVSSSNDEGTQKLHRLAPDIVIPVLRPYRKRSDISTWVRDDTVIEYLESRLKQYRYVAIGEFHVYGADADLPVVRRMVQLAKQHGLFLHLHGDAEAVDRVFKQWPEARILWAHSGFDRPEAVALMLEKHKALWADLAFRNDQASNNKVSEAWRPVFLKHADRFLVGTDTFTPERWYYVTEHAKYSRGWLADLPQDVAEKIAYRNGDAIFAKLYAGQ, encoded by the coding sequence ATGCGGCGCGCCCTGGCGCTTTTCAGCATAGTAGCTGCCAGTCTGCTGCTGCGGCCCGAAGCCGCGCATGCCGCCGACCTGCCGATCTTCGATGCCCATTTGCATTACAGCCATGATGCCTGGGATGTGGTGCCGCCAGAGCAAGCGGTGAAGATCCTGCGCGATGCCGGCCTGCGCCGCGCCATGGTGTCGTCGTCGAATGACGAAGGCACCCAGAAACTGCATCGTCTGGCACCCGATATCGTCATCCCGGTGCTGCGGCCCTATCGCAAGCGCAGCGACATCTCGACCTGGGTTCGCGACGACACCGTGATCGAGTATCTGGAAAGCCGGCTGAAGCAATACCGCTATGTCGCCATCGGCGAATTCCATGTCTATGGCGCCGATGCAGATCTGCCGGTGGTGCGCCGCATGGTGCAACTGGCCAAGCAGCACGGCCTGTTCCTGCATCTGCATGGCGATGCCGAAGCGGTGGACCGCGTGTTCAAACAATGGCCGGAGGCGCGCATCCTGTGGGCGCATTCCGGCTTCGACCGCCCGGAAGCGGTGGCTCTGATGCTGGAAAAGCACAAGGCGCTGTGGGCCGATCTGGCGTTCCGCAACGATCAGGCCTCCAATAACAAGGTGTCCGAAGCCTGGCGTCCGGTATTCCTGAAACACGCCGACCGCTTCCTGGTCGGCACCGACACCTTCACGCCGGAACGCTGGTACTACGTCACCGAGCACGCCAAGTATTCGCGCGGCTGGCTCGCCGATCTGCCGCAGGATGTGGCCGAGAAAATCGCCTACCGCAATGGCGATGCGATTTTCGCCAAGCTCTACGCCGGCCAATGA
- a CDS encoding MerR family transcriptional regulator, whose product MAEAESTSKRSRAEAAKAASAFRTIGEVADSLGVAQHVLRFWEKKFHQVRPVKRNGGRRYYRVEDIELLREIRSLLHDQGYTIRGVQKLLREGGLAQAVRARATGKKPAAEAAKPDKASEKAAEKAAKKLHSDDLRQVSMPFDLLQDMSGLKAVVKATLADLEGLRAELAARQNR is encoded by the coding sequence GTGGCGGAAGCCGAGTCCACATCCAAGCGGAGCCGCGCGGAGGCCGCCAAGGCCGCCAGCGCTTTCCGTACTATTGGCGAGGTCGCCGATAGCCTCGGCGTGGCGCAGCATGTGCTGCGGTTCTGGGAAAAGAAGTTCCATCAGGTCCGCCCGGTGAAGCGGAATGGCGGCCGGCGCTATTACCGCGTGGAAGACATCGAATTGCTGCGCGAGATCCGCAGCCTGCTGCATGACCAGGGCTACACCATCCGCGGCGTGCAGAAACTGCTGCGCGAAGGTGGGCTGGCGCAGGCCGTGCGCGCCCGTGCCACTGGCAAGAAGCCTGCTGCCGAAGCCGCCAAGCCCGATAAGGCGTCTGAGAAAGCCGCCGAGAAGGCCGCGAAGAAGCTGCATTCCGACGATCTGCGCCAGGTTTCGATGCCGTTCGACCTGCTGCAGGACATGAGCGGCCTGAAGGCCGTGGTGAAGGCCACCCTGGCCGATCTGGAAGGCCTGCGCGCCGAACTCGCCGCGCGCCAGAATCGCTGA
- a CDS encoding integration host factor subunit alpha, with protein sequence MADNTLTRAQLAEAIYQEVGLSRSESATLVETVLNEIIESLIADNMVKISSFGTFQVRSKGGRMGRNPKTGQEVPIDPRKVLVFRASHVLKEKINAGMHSAKKAPPPAAG encoded by the coding sequence ATGGCAGACAACACGCTGACGCGCGCGCAATTGGCAGAGGCGATCTATCAGGAGGTCGGGTTGTCGCGCAGCGAATCCGCCACCCTGGTTGAGACCGTGCTCAACGAAATCATCGAAAGCCTCATCGCTGACAACATGGTGAAGATTTCCTCCTTCGGCACCTTCCAGGTGCGCTCGAAGGGCGGCCGCATGGGGCGCAACCCCAAGACCGGCCAGGAAGTGCCGATCGATCCGCGCAAGGTGCTGGTGTTCCGTGCCAGCCATGTGCTGAAGGAAAAGATCAACGCCGGCATGCATTCCGCCAAGAAGGCGCCGCCGCCGGCAGCGGGCTAA
- a CDS encoding beta-ketoacyl-ACP synthase III translates to MIRSVVIGCGSYLPERILTNAELATMVDTSDEWIVERSGIRQRHIAAEGEKTSDLAIKAAERAIQHAGIQASEIDLIVLATATPDETFPATACRVQHALGLTHGAAFDVQAVCSGFIYAMATADNFLKAGQFKTALVIGAETFSRIIDWTDRTTCVLFADGAGALVLRAEEGAGDTMDRGVLTTHLHSDGRYHDMLYVDGGPSSTQTTGHLKMLGKEVFRHAVVNLSDVVKETLAAVNMTADQIDWLVPHQANKRIIDGTAKKLGMTTEKVVLTVDHHGNTSAASVPLALCEAVADGRIKRGDVVLMEAMGGGFTWGSALVRW, encoded by the coding sequence ATGATTCGTTCCGTCGTTATCGGCTGCGGCAGCTATTTGCCCGAGCGTATCCTGACCAATGCCGAACTGGCGACGATGGTGGACACTTCCGACGAATGGATCGTCGAACGCAGCGGTATCCGCCAGCGCCATATCGCCGCAGAGGGTGAGAAGACTTCCGACCTCGCCATCAAGGCCGCGGAGCGTGCCATTCAACATGCCGGTATCCAGGCCAGCGAGATCGACCTGATCGTACTGGCCACCGCGACGCCGGACGAGACCTTTCCCGCCACGGCGTGCCGTGTACAGCACGCCCTTGGCCTGACCCATGGCGCCGCCTTCGACGTGCAGGCGGTGTGCTCCGGCTTCATCTACGCCATGGCCACGGCGGATAATTTCCTCAAGGCGGGCCAGTTCAAGACCGCGCTGGTGATCGGCGCCGAGACCTTCTCGCGCATCATCGACTGGACCGACCGCACCACCTGCGTGCTGTTCGCCGATGGCGCCGGCGCCCTGGTGCTGCGCGCCGAAGAAGGCGCCGGCGACACCATGGATCGCGGCGTGCTGACCACGCATCTGCATTCCGATGGCCGCTACCACGACATGCTCTATGTCGATGGCGGCCCGTCCTCCACCCAGACCACCGGCCATCTCAAGATGCTGGGCAAGGAAGTGTTCCGCCACGCCGTGGTGAACCTGTCCGACGTGGTGAAGGAAACCCTGGCCGCCGTGAACATGACGGCCGATCAGATCGACTGGCTGGTGCCGCATCAGGCCAACAAGCGCATCATCGACGGCACCGCCAAGAAACTCGGCATGACCACCGAGAAGGTGGTGTTGACCGTGGATCACCACGGCAATACCTCGGCCGCTTCGGTGCCGCTGGCGCTGTGCGAGGCGGTGGCCGATGGCCGCATCAAGCGCGGCGACGTGGTGCTGATGGAGGCCATGGGCGGCGGGTTCACCTGGGGCAGCGCCCTGGTACGCTGGTAA
- the plsX gene encoding phosphate acyltransferase PlsX → MTLPTLTLALDAMGGDYAPDMVIKGAAAILPRFPQVRFILFGDAEQVEPLLRKFPQLRDRSELRHTSEKVGSEDKPSQALRRGRNTSMRLAIDAVAKGEAQAVVSAGNTGALMAMAKLVLRTLPGIERPALASFIPTMKGETVMLDLGANVDCDSRNLVQFAVMGANLAHSALGRHRPRVGLLNIGTEELKGNGAVRDAADLLRAVPNPPFEFTGFVEGDDITKGETDVVVTDGFTGNVALKTAEGTAKLMGTLLRSAFQRSLLTKLGYLLAYSGLQMLKSRMDPRFYNGAVMLGLNGIVVKSHGGTDEVGFAAALEVAVDMAQDRLIERIRADFSGAFAEALNSPSTSSNGKDAASDTAPAAVAEAP, encoded by the coding sequence GTGACGCTACCAACCCTGACCCTGGCGCTGGATGCCATGGGCGGCGATTACGCCCCCGATATGGTCATCAAGGGCGCCGCGGCAATACTTCCGCGTTTTCCGCAGGTGAGATTCATCCTGTTCGGCGATGCCGAACAGGTGGAACCTTTGCTGCGCAAATTTCCCCAGCTCCGCGACCGTTCTGAACTGCGCCACACGTCCGAGAAGGTGGGCAGCGAGGATAAGCCGAGCCAGGCGCTGCGCCGTGGCCGCAACACCTCGATGCGTCTTGCCATCGATGCCGTGGCAAAGGGCGAGGCCCAGGCCGTGGTGTCGGCGGGCAATACCGGCGCGCTGATGGCGATGGCCAAGCTGGTGCTGCGCACGCTGCCCGGCATCGAACGGCCGGCGCTGGCCTCCTTCATCCCGACGATGAAGGGCGAGACCGTGATGCTCGACCTTGGCGCCAATGTCGATTGCGACAGCCGCAACCTGGTGCAGTTCGCGGTGATGGGCGCCAACCTGGCGCATTCGGCACTTGGCCGGCATCGCCCGCGCGTCGGCCTGCTGAATATCGGCACCGAGGAATTGAAGGGCAACGGCGCGGTGCGCGATGCCGCCGATCTGCTGCGCGCCGTGCCCAATCCGCCGTTTGAATTCACCGGCTTCGTCGAGGGTGACGACATCACCAAGGGCGAAACCGATGTGGTGGTCACCGATGGCTTCACCGGCAATGTCGCACTGAAGACCGCCGAAGGCACCGCCAAGCTGATGGGCACGCTGCTGCGCTCGGCCTTCCAGCGCTCGCTGCTCACCAAACTCGGCTACCTGCTGGCCTATTCCGGCCTGCAGATGCTGAAATCGCGCATGGATCCTCGCTTCTACAATGGCGCGGTGATGCTTGGCCTCAACGGCATCGTGGTGAAAAGCCACGGTGGTACCGATGAAGTCGGCTTCGCCGCCGCGCTTGAGGTTGCCGTCGACATGGCGCAGGATCGCCTGATCGAGCGTATCCGTGCCGATTTCTCCGGCGCCTTCGCCGAAGCCCTTAATTCACCCAGCACCAGTAGCAATGGCAAGGACGCCGCTTCCGATACCGCGCCCGCCGCCGTCGCGGAGGCTCCATGA
- the rpmF gene encoding 50S ribosomal protein L32 — MAVPKKKKSKSKRDMGRSHDALKGSAYMECTNCGELKRPHHVCGACGHYDGREVVAKTEAA; from the coding sequence ATGGCTGTTCCGAAGAAGAAGAAGTCCAAGTCGAAGCGCGATATGGGCCGCTCGCATGATGCCCTGAAGGGCAGCGCCTACATGGAATGCACCAATTGCGGCGAGCTGAAGCGCCCGCATCATGTCTGCGGCGCTTGCGGCCATTACGATGGCCGTGAAGTGGTGGCCAAGACTGAAGCCGCCTAA
- a CDS encoding YceD family protein: protein MAQAPIRNEFSHPLEVAQLGPEGVALRLAAGESERKSLAKRFGILGILKLEAELRVLPLAEPGHYHVSGRLEAEVEQACVVSLEPVREVVSEAFERGFAPPEAVAAALAALPEPSEDEAELVDPDALDPPDPIEGGVIDLGEVVAEELALSLNPYPRKEGASWPAGYTPDPEPEAKVSPFAALAKLKQGTEK, encoded by the coding sequence GTGGCGCAAGCGCCAATCCGGAACGAATTTTCCCATCCCCTTGAAGTGGCCCAGCTCGGCCCCGAGGGTGTGGCGCTGCGTCTGGCTGCAGGCGAATCCGAGCGCAAGTCGCTGGCGAAACGCTTCGGTATTCTGGGAATTCTGAAGCTGGAAGCGGAATTGCGCGTGCTGCCGCTGGCGGAACCAGGGCATTACCACGTCTCGGGCCGGCTGGAAGCCGAAGTCGAGCAGGCCTGCGTGGTGTCGCTGGAGCCGGTGCGCGAGGTGGTTTCGGAAGCATTCGAGCGCGGTTTCGCACCGCCGGAGGCCGTGGCCGCCGCCCTGGCCGCCCTACCGGAACCCAGCGAGGACGAGGCCGAACTGGTCGATCCCGACGCCCTGGACCCGCCGGACCCGATCGAGGGCGGCGTGATCGACCTGGGCGAGGTGGTGGCGGAAGAATTGGCGCTGTCGCTCAATCCCTATCCGCGCAAGGAAGGGGCTTCCTGGCCGGCAGGCTATACCCCGGATCCTGAGCCGGAAGCCAAGGTGAGCCCCTTCGCGGCGCTCGCCAAGCTCAAACAGGGGACGGAAAAGTAA
- a CDS encoding ubiquinol-cytochrome C chaperone family protein, with protein sequence MLKAISSFFKAKQPPSLAVTLYGAIVEQARQPGFYRDRGVPDTLDGRFDLLVLHAFLVLRRLNGLGPEGQAMAQELADLIFTDMDGNLREIGVGDLSVGKRIKAMAKAFFGRLTVYDKALAGMEGGEDLTQALLRNLYGTLPQADPAQAALVADYVRAADALLAGQGADTLLKGQVSFPPVP encoded by the coding sequence ATGCTTAAGGCGATTAGTTCATTCTTCAAGGCAAAACAGCCGCCAAGCTTGGCGGTGACGCTGTATGGCGCCATCGTGGAGCAGGCACGCCAGCCCGGCTTCTACCGCGACCGCGGCGTGCCCGATACGCTGGATGGCCGCTTCGACCTGCTGGTGCTGCATGCCTTCCTGGTGCTGCGCCGCCTGAACGGCCTTGGCCCCGAGGGCCAGGCCATGGCGCAGGAGCTGGCCGACCTGATCTTCACCGACATGGATGGCAATTTGCGCGAAATCGGCGTCGGCGATTTGAGCGTCGGCAAGCGGATCAAGGCCATGGCCAAGGCGTTTTTCGGCCGCCTGACGGTCTACGACAAGGCGCTGGCGGGAATGGAAGGCGGCGAGGATCTGACCCAGGCGCTGCTGCGCAACCTCTATGGCACGCTCCCCCAGGCCGACCCAGCCCAGGCCGCCCTGGTTGCCGATTACGTTCGTGCCGCCGACGCGCTGCTGGCCGGGCAGGGTGCCGATACCCTGCTCAAGGGTCAGGTTTCGTTCCCGCCGGTTCCTTAA
- a CDS encoding outer membrane protein assembly factor BamE, giving the protein MLMSSPRTLLLLALFSAVLAACAPRQDYRGAQIDEDRLKEVKIGSTEGQVSAAIGSPSTTSTFQQWGTTWYYISSETEAVAFMAPELIDQQVLAISFDKDGKVKEIKRYGMKDGRQVAFVERETPTKGKDMTILEQLLGNFGRFNNQNTGRSNR; this is encoded by the coding sequence ATGCTTATGTCGTCGCCCCGCACCCTGCTGCTGCTGGCGCTGTTCAGCGCCGTATTGGCGGCCTGCGCGCCGCGCCAGGATTACCGTGGCGCCCAGATCGATGAGGATCGCCTTAAGGAAGTGAAGATCGGCAGCACCGAGGGGCAGGTCAGTGCCGCCATCGGCTCGCCCTCCACCACCTCCACGTTCCAGCAATGGGGCACCACCTGGTACTACATCTCCTCGGAAACCGAGGCGGTGGCCTTCATGGCGCCGGAATTGATCGACCAGCAGGTGTTGGCCATCAGCTTCGACAAGGATGGCAAGGTGAAGGAGATCAAGCGCTATGGCATGAAGGATGGCCGCCAGGTCGCCTTCGTTGAGCGCGAGACGCCCACCAAGGGCAAGGATATGACCATCCTGGAGCAGCTGCTTGGCAATTTCGGCCGCTTCAACAACCAGAATACCGGCCGCAGCAACCGCTGA